The nucleotide sequence GATTCTTAGTTGCAATCCTTATATTGTTCGTCTTTAAGACAGCTTCACCTTGGGCAATGTTTGCAGCTGGTTTGGCAGCTGGTTTAGCAGGTTTATCAGCTATTGGTCAGGGGATAGCTGCTTCAGCTGGTTTAGGTGCAGTTGCTGAAGATAACAGCATATTTGGTAAAGCGATGGTCTTCTCTGTCCTTCCAGAAACCCAGGCAATCTATGGTTTATTAATAGCTATCTTATTATTAGTTGGTGTCTTTAGCGGTCCAGGTTCAACAGAGATAGCTGCTTTAGGGGCAGGGTTTGCAGTTGGTTTTGCTGGTCTCTCTGGTATCGGGCAGGGTATTACAGCTGCTGGAGCTATTGGAGCTACAGCAAGAGACCCAGATGCTATGGGTAAAGGGTTAGTCTTAGCAGTTATGCCAGAGACATTCGCTATCTTTGGTTTGTTGATAGCAATCTTAATCATGCTCATGGTATAAATCAACTAAACCCTTTTTGAATTTTAATAAATTTTTTAAATCTTTTAAATTTAATTTTAACAGGTGAAATTGATGGGAGTTGATAAAATAAAATCAAAGATATTGGAAGATGCTAAAGCAGAGGCAAATAAAATAATCTCAGAAGCTGAAGCAGAAAAAGCTAAAATCTTAGAAAAAGCAAAAGAAGAAGCAGAAAAGAGAAAAGCAGAGATATTAAAGAAAGGAGAAAAAGAAGCAGAAATGACTAAGAGTAGAATTATTTCAGAGGCAAAATTAGAGGCAAAGAAAAAGTTATTGGAAGCTAAGGAAGAGATTATAGATATGGCAATAGAAAAATTAAAAGAAGAGCTTGTTAAACTGCCTGAACAACCAGAATATAAAGATAAATTAGTAAACTTAATAAGAGATGGAGCTGTCTCATTAGGAGGAGGAGAGTTAGTTGTAAGATTAAACAGAAGGGATATGGATATTATTGATGATGCAACATTGTGGTATTTAGAAAAAGAAGTAGAAAACATGACAAAGAAAGTAACTGTATTGAAGAAGGGAGAGCCAGTAGATATTACTGGAGGATGTGTAATAGAAACTGCTGATGGATTGAAATCATTAGACAATAGCTTAGAAGCGATATTCAACAGGAACTTAAATGTAATTAGGGCGAGAATTACAGAGAAGTTATTCTAAAGGTGATGCCTGATGGCGATAAACATAGAGACGTTATTAAATTTGGAAACATTGTATTCAACATTAATGACATATTTTGACAATCCTCTCACTTTACTCATTGTTATAGCAACTGTCATCATTGTTCTTATTGTGATTGTATGGATTACAAAGATGGTTATTGATTTAGCTCCTTATGCTTATGTCAATGCAAGAATAAGAAGTAGGGAAGCAAGATTACTTGATGATGCTAAGTTGAATGAATTGATAGAATCTGGTAGCTTAGAGGAATTGGTTGGACTATTAGAAGATACTGATTATGGGCAGTATGTTGTAGAGGTTATGAATGAATTAAAAGACCCTGTTGCTGTTGAAAAGGCATTAGATATGTATTTAGCTGACTTGTATGCTTTAATATATAGAATATCCCCAGACAACGCAAAGAAAGTTTTAAAAGTATTTGCTAAGAAATTTGACATCAAAAATATAAAAACATTGATTAGAGCTAAGTTTGTTGGATTAAATGCTGAAGAAACATACAGCTTATTAATCCCGTTAGGAAACATACCAGTTGAAAAATTAAAAGAATTATCTGAAGTCAAAACAGTAGAAGAGGTTATTAGAGGTTTAGACGGCACAGAATACTTTAAGGTATTGCAGGAAGAGTTATCAAATTATGAGCAAACATCTAACATAATAGGGTTTGAATTGGCATTAGATAAGTATTACTTGGAAAGTTTAAGAAAGACAATAATGACTGAGGGTAAAGAGGAGGACATCTTTAGAGAGTTTGTAGGAACATTAATTGATGTAGAAAACTTAAAAGTTATATTAAAAGGTAAAGCTGATGGTTTGTCAGCAGATGAACTCAGCAGATATGTATCTTTAACTGGCTATGAATTAGCTTCATGGAAGTTGAAGGATTTAATGAGTGCTGGTGGAATAGAGGGAGTTTTAAGTGGTTTGGAAGGGACAAGTTATGCTGAAGTTCTATCTGAAGCAATGGAAGAATTTGAAAAAACAAAATCCATATATGCCTTTGAAAAGGCATTAGATAAATTCGTATTAGAAAAGGGTAAGAAGTTATCAACAAGAAAACCATTTGGTGTTGGACCAATTATTGGTTTAATTGTTAGCAAAGAGCTTGAAGTTAAAAATCTTAAGGTAATAATTAAAGGTAAAATAGAAAACTTAAAGCCAGAAGAAATCAGAAGCTTGCTCATATCTTTATAGGTGAGGTAAATGAAAGTTGGTGTTGTTGGCGATAGAGAAACAGCCATTGGTTTTAGATTGGCTGGTTTAACTGATGTTTATGAAGTTAAGAATGATGAAGAGGCAGTTAAAGCTATTAATGAACTTGCAAACAATGAAAATATTGCCTTTATAATTATCACAGAAAGAATAGCTGAAAGTATAAAAGATAAGATAAAAAATATAGATAAGGTTATTGTTGAAATCCCAGATAAGCATGGTAAGCTCGATAGAATAGACCCAGTTAAAGAGTTAATAAGAAAAGCAATTGGAGTTTCAATGAAATAATTCTATAATTAATTTAATAACCTATAAATAACACTTTAAATCTATTTGGATAAAAACAAATAATCATAAAGTGAGGTAGAGAATATGCCAGTTGTTGGTAAGATTATCAAGATTGCAGGACCTGTCGTCGTTGCAGAAGGAATGAAAGGAGCTCAGATGTATGAGGTCGTTAAGGTAGGAGAAGAAAAATTAACTGGAGAAATTATTCAGTTGCAAGATGATAGAGCAGTTATTCAGGTTTATGAGGAGACATCAGGGGTTAAGCCAGGAGAACCAGTTGTTGGGACTGGAGCACCATTATCAGTTGAGTTAGGGCCTGGAATGTTAAGAGCTATGTATGATGGTATTCAAAGACCATTAACAGCAATTGAAGAGAAAACAGGTTCAATCTTTA is from Methanocaldococcus bathoardescens and encodes:
- a CDS encoding V-type proton ATPase subunit E, with protein sequence MGVDKIKSKILEDAKAEANKIISEAEAEKAKILEKAKEEAEKRKAEILKKGEKEAEMTKSRIISEAKLEAKKKLLEAKEEIIDMAIEKLKEELVKLPEQPEYKDKLVNLIRDGAVSLGGGELVVRLNRRDMDIIDDATLWYLEKEVENMTKKVTVLKKGEPVDITGGCVIETADGLKSLDNSLEAIFNRNLNVIRARITEKLF
- a CDS encoding V-type ATP synthase subunit C — encoded protein: MAINIETLLNLETLYSTLMTYFDNPLTLLIVIATVIIVLIVIVWITKMVIDLAPYAYVNARIRSREARLLDDAKLNELIESGSLEELVGLLEDTDYGQYVVEVMNELKDPVAVEKALDMYLADLYALIYRISPDNAKKVLKVFAKKFDIKNIKTLIRAKFVGLNAEETYSLLIPLGNIPVEKLKELSEVKTVEEVIRGLDGTEYFKVLQEELSNYEQTSNIIGFELALDKYYLESLRKTIMTEGKEEDIFREFVGTLIDVENLKVILKGKADGLSADELSRYVSLTGYELASWKLKDLMSAGGIEGVLSGLEGTSYAEVLSEAMEEFEKTKSIYAFEKALDKFVLEKGKKLSTRKPFGVGPIIGLIVSKELEVKNLKVIIKGKIENLKPEEIRSLLISL
- a CDS encoding ATP synthase subunit K (produces ATP from ADP in the presence of a proton gradient across the membrane; the K subunit is a nonenzymatic component which binds the dimeric form by interacting with the G and E subunits); this encodes MVDPLILGAVGAGLAVGIAGLGSGIGAGITGASGAGVVAEDPNKFGTAIVFQALPQTQGLYGFLVAILILFVFKTASPWAMFAAGLAAGLAGLSAIGQGIAASAGLGAVAEDNSIFGKAMVFSVLPETQAIYGLLIAILLLVGVFSGPGSTEIAALGAGFAVGFAGLSGIGQGITAAGAIGATARDPDAMGKGLVLAVMPETFAIFGLLIAILIMLMV
- a CDS encoding V-type ATP synthase subunit F, with protein sequence MKVGVVGDRETAIGFRLAGLTDVYEVKNDEEAVKAINELANNENIAFIIITERIAESIKDKIKNIDKVIVEIPDKHGKLDRIDPVKELIRKAIGVSMK